Proteins from one Parvibaculum lavamentivorans DS-1 genomic window:
- a CDS encoding MBL fold metallo-hydrolase codes for MKIAGRWFERREMGDGITLLWEPHVHPLIRCNIWFARGRDRDLLVDTGVGVASLRNEIADLIDKPLIAVATHIHYDHVGCLHEFDIRLMHRLEAPRMEDYREFAALTASGFPAELRASLSGYGLGEGDAPLLDALPHKGFDLAAYRVVSTHATGLVEEGDAVDLGDRRFSVFHLPGHSPGSIGLWEEASGTLFSGDAVYDGPLLDELPDSDIAVYLATIRRLRGMKVRVVHGGHDPSFGRDRLVEICDAYLALRG; via the coding sequence TTGAAAATCGCCGGGCGATGGTTTGAGCGCAGGGAGATGGGCGATGGCATCACGCTCCTGTGGGAGCCGCATGTCCACCCGCTCATCCGTTGCAATATCTGGTTTGCGCGGGGACGTGACCGCGATCTCCTCGTCGATACGGGTGTGGGTGTCGCCTCGCTCAGAAACGAGATAGCCGATCTCATCGACAAGCCTCTCATCGCGGTGGCAACCCATATCCATTACGACCATGTCGGCTGTCTGCATGAATTCGATATCCGCCTCATGCATCGTCTCGAGGCGCCGCGCATGGAGGACTACAGGGAGTTCGCGGCCCTTACCGCGTCGGGTTTTCCGGCGGAGCTTAGGGCAAGCCTGTCGGGCTACGGGCTTGGGGAGGGCGACGCGCCGCTCCTCGATGCATTACCTCATAAGGGCTTCGATCTCGCGGCCTACCGTGTGGTCTCCACCCATGCCACGGGCCTCGTCGAGGAAGGGGATGCCGTCGATCTCGGTGACCGGCGCTTTTCGGTGTTTCACCTGCCGGGCCATTCGCCGGGGTCGATCGGGCTTTGGGAGGAGGCGTCGGGCACGCTTTTCTCCGGCGATGCCGTTTATGACGGGCCGCTGCTCGATGAACTTCCCGATTCCGACATCGCCGTCTATCTGGCGACAATCCGCCGGTTGCGCGGCATGAAGGTGCGAGTGGTTCATGGCGGCCATGACCCAAGCTTCGGGCGCGACCGTCTGGTGGAAATCTGCGACGCCTATCTCGCCCTACGCGGCTGA
- a CDS encoding metal-dependent hydrolase, which produces MSAAQQAATAPVASQSGSRLSFKTRNRHFAAGNERHWYNGDPVITAYFNALSAMFPDGERFFCDTVRKQKHKIGDPKLQDEIREFLGQEAIHSREHQLYNDRIAELGYPMRKIEARSARMLALAKKVLPPRAQLGQTVALEHFTAILADQLLTDREIFRDQATPEEYELWMWHAVEETEHKAVAFDVLKAVSSKPAFYLNRVRALLMTTLFFNANLFMHIRDLLKTDGLHWSPRAWGRLFAYLWVRPGSLRKAIPAYLDWFRPGFHPWDHDNRDLVAAWKQEHNEAQIAASAA; this is translated from the coding sequence ATGAGCGCCGCGCAACAAGCCGCAACCGCCCCTGTCGCCAGCCAGAGCGGGAGCCGGCTTTCGTTCAAAACCAGGAACCGGCACTTCGCGGCGGGAAACGAGCGCCACTGGTATAATGGCGACCCGGTCATCACCGCCTATTTCAATGCGCTCTCGGCGATGTTTCCCGATGGCGAGCGCTTCTTCTGCGACACGGTGCGAAAGCAGAAACACAAGATCGGCGACCCGAAGCTTCAGGACGAGATAAGGGAATTTCTAGGGCAGGAGGCGATCCATTCCCGCGAGCACCAGTTATATAACGACCGGATCGCGGAGCTGGGCTACCCGATGCGCAAGATTGAAGCGCGCTCCGCCCGCATGCTGGCGCTGGCAAAGAAGGTCCTGCCGCCGCGCGCGCAGCTCGGCCAGACGGTGGCACTGGAGCATTTCACCGCGATCCTCGCCGACCAGTTACTGACGGACCGCGAGATATTCCGCGACCAGGCAACGCCCGAGGAATATGAACTCTGGATGTGGCATGCGGTGGAGGAAACGGAACATAAAGCCGTCGCCTTCGATGTGCTGAAAGCGGTCTCGTCAAAGCCCGCCTTTTATCTGAACCGCGTCCGCGCGCTGCTGATGACCACGCTCTTCTTCAACGCAAATCTCTTCATGCATATTCGCGACCTGCTGAAGACGGACGGGCTGCATTGGAGCCCGCGCGCATGGGGCAGGCTCTTCGCCTATCTTTGGGTGCGTCCCGGCTCGCTGCGAAAGGCAATCCCCGCCTATCTCGACTGGTTCCGCCCGGGCTTCCACCCCTGGGACCATGACAACCGCGACCTCGTCGCGGCGTGGAAGCAGGAGCACAACGAAGCGCAGATCGCTGCTTCAGCCGCGTAG
- the wbaP gene encoding undecaprenyl-phosphate galactose phosphotransferase WbaP, which translates to MGIVSVLEKQIPAFEAATPIPVSEVAGFEDTYREETGAGTRLTPLADRFMLLVGDLGALALAQIVAGSIAFGINVQVLNTEFGALEAGELTSRLVRIGFLLMLPVLWWAAKGHYSKRTPFWAEAKEIVKGIALVALVDGFLQYLTKDYFSRLWMLQAWLWALVFIPMARIAMRHVLKRYGSWTAPVLLIGSKENTLEAAQVLESEPYLGYDVAGTLDLAELTSDRNASNPSSLLYRAGGQLSAALKLACERHGARFVVLAPSPEEMASLDHILRALHRARIAFSIIPPVKGIGVMALEAGNFFSHDLVMLTLADNLNRPMARLMKRSFDLAVASLALVLLAPFFWTVSALIRLDGGPAFFSHRRVGEKGRDFMCRKFRTMHVDGDAILKNVLENDPLRAAEWARDQKLRNDPRVTRVGEFLRKTSLDELPQLINVIRGEMSLVGPRPVTYSEVLRYGEDAEYYLSAKPGITGLWQVSGRNDTTYMRRVELDAWYVKNWSLWQDIAIMFKTFPAVLLRRGAC; encoded by the coding sequence GTGGGCATCGTGAGCGTACTGGAAAAGCAGATCCCGGCCTTTGAAGCCGCAACCCCCATCCCCGTTTCGGAGGTGGCAGGCTTTGAGGACACCTATCGCGAGGAGACGGGCGCCGGCACGCGGCTCACGCCGCTGGCAGACCGCTTCATGCTGCTGGTCGGCGATCTCGGCGCATTGGCGCTGGCGCAGATCGTTGCCGGATCAATCGCTTTCGGCATCAATGTGCAGGTTTTAAACACGGAATTCGGCGCTTTGGAGGCCGGCGAGCTGACAAGCCGTCTCGTGCGCATCGGCTTTCTGCTGATGCTGCCTGTGCTGTGGTGGGCTGCCAAAGGCCATTATTCGAAGCGCACTCCCTTCTGGGCCGAAGCCAAGGAAATCGTCAAAGGCATCGCGCTGGTCGCGCTGGTCGATGGCTTCCTGCAATACCTGACCAAGGATTACTTCTCCCGCCTCTGGATGCTGCAAGCCTGGCTCTGGGCGCTGGTCTTTATCCCGATGGCACGTATCGCGATGAGACATGTCCTGAAGCGGTACGGGAGCTGGACAGCGCCGGTGCTTCTGATCGGCTCGAAAGAGAACACTCTTGAAGCCGCGCAGGTGCTCGAATCCGAGCCTTATCTTGGCTATGACGTGGCCGGCACGCTCGACCTCGCCGAACTGACCTCGGACCGGAACGCCTCCAATCCGTCGAGCCTGCTCTATCGCGCCGGCGGCCAGCTCTCCGCCGCGCTGAAGCTCGCCTGCGAACGCCACGGCGCGCGTTTCGTCGTGCTCGCGCCCTCGCCCGAGGAAATGGCGAGTCTCGACCACATCCTGCGCGCGCTGCATCGCGCCCGCATCGCCTTCTCGATCATCCCGCCCGTCAAGGGCATCGGCGTGATGGCGCTCGAAGCCGGCAATTTCTTCAGCCACGACCTCGTGATGCTGACACTCGCCGATAATCTGAACCGGCCGATGGCGCGCCTCATGAAGCGCAGCTTCGATCTTGCCGTCGCTTCGCTGGCGCTGGTTCTGCTCGCGCCTTTCTTCTGGACGGTATCGGCCCTGATCCGCCTCGACGGCGGCCCGGCCTTCTTCAGCCACCGCCGCGTGGGAGAGAAGGGGCGCGACTTCATGTGCCGGAAATTCCGCACCATGCATGTCGACGGCGATGCCATTCTGAAGAACGTTCTCGAAAACGATCCTCTGCGTGCGGCCGAATGGGCCCGCGACCAGAAACTGCGCAACGATCCGCGCGTGACGCGCGTCGGCGAATTCCTTCGCAAGACGAGCCTCGACGAGCTGCCGCAGCTCATCAACGTGATCCGCGGCGAAATGAGCCTGGTCGGGCCCCGCCCCGTCACCTATTCCGAAGTGCTGCGCTATGGCGAGGACGCGGAATACTACCTCTCCGCGAAGCCCGGCATTACCGGCCTGTGGCAGGTCAGTGGCCGCAACGACACGACCTATATGCGCCGCGTCGAACTCGACGCGTGGTATGTGAAGAACTGGTCGCTCTGGCAGGACATCGCCATCATGTTCAAGACGTTCCCCGCCGTTCTGCTGCGCCGGGGCGCCTGCTGA
- the galT gene encoding galactose-1-phosphate uridylyltransferase has translation MREHHLPGGRELLLYGRVLHDEPPGETLPEEPPGVAPHLRWHPLQREWVAYSGSRQGRTFLPQAAACPLCPAREGKPGEIPFSSFEIAVFENRFPAFAASSVAPLLPGIETAPASGRCEVIVFSDDHVGGLGSFSLDRLALLIEVWGARISVLGEKFPYVLPFENRGEEIGVTLHHPHGQVYAFPFLPARAARAAEAQMEAPVISRLIDGIDPTLLLDDEAEALALVPPFATYPYETWIVPRRRVPGPQSLQPSEIEAMARLLRRSVRRLDLLFEKPMPYILIVQTAPRGFENSFHMTIEIRPFLRDRDKLKYLAGVEQGSGVFLVDVPPELAAERLRAVGGL, from the coding sequence TTGAGAGAACACCATCTTCCGGGCGGCCGGGAGCTATTGCTCTATGGCCGTGTTCTGCATGATGAGCCGCCGGGAGAGACGCTGCCGGAGGAGCCTCCCGGCGTTGCGCCGCATCTGCGCTGGCATCCATTGCAGCGTGAATGGGTCGCCTATTCCGGCTCGCGGCAGGGGCGCACATTTCTGCCTCAGGCCGCCGCTTGTCCCTTGTGTCCGGCGAGGGAGGGGAAGCCTGGAGAAATTCCCTTCAGCTCCTTCGAGATCGCGGTTTTTGAAAACCGGTTTCCGGCTTTCGCGGCGTCATCCGTCGCGCCGTTGCTGCCGGGCATCGAAACAGCGCCGGCGTCGGGCCGCTGCGAGGTCATTGTCTTTTCAGACGATCACGTGGGCGGGCTCGGCAGCTTTTCTCTCGATCGGCTGGCGCTTCTGATCGAAGTCTGGGGCGCGCGCATTTCCGTGCTCGGCGAGAAGTTTCCTTATGTCCTTCCTTTTGAAAACAGGGGCGAGGAAATCGGCGTAACGCTGCACCATCCGCACGGGCAGGTTTATGCCTTTCCCTTCCTGCCCGCGCGCGCGGCGCGGGCCGCGGAAGCACAAATGGAAGCGCCGGTTATTTCGCGCCTGATCGATGGTATCGACCCCACGCTTCTGCTCGATGATGAGGCGGAGGCTCTTGCTCTGGTGCCGCCCTTCGCGACCTATCCATACGAAACCTGGATCGTGCCGCGGCGCCGCGTTCCCGGTCCCCAGTCGCTGCAGCCATCCGAGATCGAAGCAATGGCGCGCCTTCTCCGCCGTTCGGTGCGCCGGCTCGACTTGCTGTTTGAAAAACCGATGCCCTACATCCTCATTGTTCAGACCGCGCCCCGTGGCTTCGAGAACAGTTTCCACATGACGATAGAAATCCGCCCCTTCCTGCGCGATAGAGACAAACTCAAATATCTTGCCGGCGTCGAGCAGGGCTCCGGCGTCTTTCTGGTGGACGTGCCGCCGGAGCTGGCGGCTGAGCGCTTGCGAGCGGTAGGCGGCCTATGA
- the galK gene encoding galactokinase gives MREIFKEIFNRDAAAEASAPGRVNLIGDHTDYAGGFCLPMPLALETRVAMAPAPAFRAHSLDLDETAPFDPAAPARGDWTDYIAGPLAVLRQAGFAVPPVEVLVSSDVPQGAGVSSSAALEVATLRAALDLSGAKLPDMEVARLAQSAENVYCGVQCGILDQMASAVGRPGQALLLDCRSNGTRLVPVPPEFHFAIVHCGEARRLVDGEYNERRRSVEEAARLLGMVSLRDAGPDDLAGISDVRLLKRARHVVSENTRVTAAVAALERRDLRGFGMLMVESHRSLAENFEVSTPVLDRLVDDALEAGAYGARLTGAGFGGCIVALLPAGREVWWKKVSAAHPKAWLVQA, from the coding sequence ATGAGGGAAATCTTCAAGGAGATATTCAATCGCGATGCGGCGGCGGAAGCCTCCGCGCCCGGCCGCGTCAATCTCATCGGCGATCATACGGATTATGCAGGCGGCTTTTGCCTGCCGATGCCGCTCGCGCTCGAGACACGAGTGGCGATGGCACCTGCGCCGGCGTTTCGCGCCCACAGCCTCGATCTGGACGAGACGGCGCCGTTCGATCCTGCCGCGCCCGCGCGTGGCGACTGGACGGACTATATCGCGGGGCCGCTTGCGGTACTCCGGCAGGCGGGATTTGCCGTTCCGCCGGTCGAGGTGCTGGTGAGTTCCGATGTCCCGCAAGGGGCGGGCGTTTCTTCGTCGGCTGCGTTAGAGGTTGCCACCTTGCGCGCGGCGCTGGATTTGTCAGGTGCCAAGCTGCCGGACATGGAAGTGGCGCGGCTCGCGCAGTCGGCGGAAAACGTCTATTGCGGCGTTCAATGCGGCATCCTCGATCAGATGGCGAGTGCCGTGGGCCGTCCCGGTCAGGCGTTGCTCCTCGATTGCCGGAGCAACGGCACGCGCCTTGTGCCAGTGCCGCCTGAATTCCATTTCGCCATTGTCCATTGCGGCGAGGCACGCCGGCTCGTCGATGGCGAATATAATGAACGCCGCCGCTCGGTGGAAGAAGCGGCGCGGCTCCTTGGCATGGTTTCACTGCGCGATGCGGGTCCGGACGATCTTGCCGGGATCTCCGATGTGCGACTTCTCAAGCGCGCCCGTCATGTTGTCAGCGAGAATACGAGGGTAACTGCTGCCGTGGCGGCGCTTGAGCGGCGCGACCTGCGCGGCTTCGGCATGTTGATGGTGGAGAGCCATCGCTCGCTCGCGGAAAATTTCGAGGTTTCTACGCCGGTGCTTGACCGTCTTGTCGATGATGCGCTCGAAGCCGGTGCTTATGGCGCGCGGCTCACCGGCGCGGGTTTTGGCGGATGTATTGTCGCGCTGTTGCCGGCGGGCAGGGAAGTCTGGTGGAAGAAAGTATCGGCCGCTCATCCGAAGGCGTGGCTCGTGCAGGCGTGA